A DNA window from Chelativorans sp. AA-79 contains the following coding sequences:
- a CDS encoding VWA domain-containing protein — MQSLKKLRETLAAFGRDRRGNFAMMMAFSAVPLIGAVGLAIDYANMSRIHTELQNALDSAVLAVAQRGDNISDTEARTIAASFLTGNLAHSFTNMHVTRNGTSVTLTAEAPAPLSFGGIFGWNEANIAASSTADMAFAHYEIALVLDTTGSMRGGKLQAMKEAVITLIDDLSSRITDKERLKFALVPFATFVNVGAQFGPDFDSKGKIIPGTGVDWLDLKGVSPIPQTEFLRGLSRFEIAHHLGQDWKGCVETRFSPSTSQSKHDVEDTPAVASDPYSLFVPAFAIDEPSGDWWYSYPNSYISSQAPALGTEPRDMEAKLKKYGLDNAAAEARKGKTNLIGLNVGPEGWSKVSISTYGGRGPSYGCDMDPITPLSNDYADLKSRVNALGANGNTNIMEGVAWGMRVLSPQEPFAQGKDYASDVEKIIIVLTDGSNTFGVQSSRNDFRSAYSSFGYLISDRLTTYRSNSAVTEEMNKKTLDVCENAKREDNGDPDDDVTIYTIRLEEPDVKTGMMLKDCASGPGQFFDSPSRTELTKIFEQIRDGITKLRLSF; from the coding sequence ATGCAATCCTTGAAAAAGCTGCGTGAGACGCTGGCCGCCTTCGGGCGCGACCGCCGGGGCAATTTCGCAATGATGATGGCGTTTTCCGCCGTACCGCTGATCGGCGCGGTGGGGCTGGCCATCGATTACGCCAATATGAGCCGAATCCACACGGAACTGCAGAACGCACTCGATTCGGCCGTGCTCGCCGTCGCGCAGCGGGGCGACAACATCTCGGACACGGAGGCGCGCACCATTGCCGCCTCCTTCCTGACGGGGAATCTTGCGCACAGCTTCACCAACATGCATGTGACGCGAAACGGAACCTCGGTTACGCTGACGGCCGAAGCGCCCGCGCCGCTTTCCTTCGGCGGCATCTTCGGCTGGAACGAGGCCAACATTGCCGCTTCCTCCACCGCCGACATGGCCTTTGCCCATTACGAGATCGCCCTGGTTCTGGACACGACCGGCTCCATGCGGGGCGGCAAGCTGCAGGCGATGAAAGAGGCGGTGATCACGCTGATCGACGACCTGTCGTCGCGCATCACGGACAAGGAGCGGCTGAAATTCGCGCTCGTGCCCTTCGCGACATTCGTCAATGTGGGGGCGCAGTTCGGGCCGGACTTCGACAGCAAGGGGAAGATCATTCCCGGAACGGGGGTGGATTGGCTCGACTTGAAGGGCGTGAGCCCGATACCTCAGACGGAGTTCCTTCGCGGCCTCAGCCGCTTCGAGATCGCTCATCATCTCGGACAGGACTGGAAGGGCTGTGTCGAGACGCGCTTTTCGCCTTCCACAAGCCAAAGCAAGCACGACGTCGAGGACACTCCGGCGGTTGCGAGCGACCCCTACAGCCTGTTCGTGCCGGCCTTCGCCATCGATGAACCCAGCGGTGACTGGTGGTATTCGTATCCAAACAGCTACATCAGCTCCCAGGCCCCGGCGTTGGGGACGGAGCCGCGGGATATGGAAGCAAAGCTCAAGAAATACGGGCTGGACAACGCGGCCGCGGAAGCCAGGAAAGGAAAGACAAACCTGATCGGCCTCAATGTCGGCCCCGAGGGATGGTCGAAGGTGAGCATCAGCACCTATGGAGGGCGGGGACCTTCCTATGGCTGCGACATGGATCCCATCACGCCGCTTTCCAACGACTATGCCGATCTGAAGAGCAGGGTGAACGCGCTCGGGGCCAATGGGAACACCAACATCATGGAGGGCGTGGCCTGGGGCATGCGCGTTCTCTCGCCACAGGAGCCATTCGCTCAAGGCAAGGACTATGCCTCGGACGTGGAGAAGATCATCATCGTGCTCACCGACGGCTCGAACACCTTCGGCGTGCAGAGCAGCCGAAACGATTTCCGCTCCGCCTACAGCAGCTTCGGCTATCTGATCAGCGACCGGCTCACGACGTACCGCAGCAACAGCGCGGTGACGGAGGAGATGAACAAAAAGACGCTCGATGTGTGCGAAAACGCCAAGCGGGAGGACAATGGCGACCCGGACGACGACGTCACCATCTACACGATCCGGCTGGAGGAGCCGGACGTGAAGACCGGCATGATGCTGAAGGATTGTGCGAGCGGACCGGGGCAGTTCTTCGATTCGCCCTCGCGCACGGAACTGACCAAGATCTTCGAGCAGATCCGCGACGGGATCACGAAGCTCAGGCTGTCGTTCTAA
- a CDS encoding methyltransferase domain-containing protein — MSGEKSHETLVGGQFGSRAEAYLKSAVHAQSEDLEALIAMVRGRPDARVLDLGCGGGHVAFNVAPHVREVVAYDLSPEMLEIVARAARDRGLSNVATQQGIAEGLPFEDASFDVVASRFSAHHWRDLDAGLREATRVLKPGSIAVIVDTVTTGIPIIDTFFQAIELLRDCSHVRNHSPAEWQAALARAGLLARSSRRFRLRLEFRSWVERMNTPKVQVEAIRALQTSVSAVATRHYETEPDGSHTIDVALFEAVKPRR; from the coding sequence ATGTCGGGCGAAAAGAGCCACGAAACGCTTGTGGGCGGTCAGTTCGGATCGCGCGCCGAAGCCTATCTGAAAAGCGCCGTGCATGCGCAGAGCGAGGATCTGGAGGCGCTCATTGCCATGGTCCGCGGGCGCCCGGATGCCCGCGTGCTCGATCTCGGCTGCGGCGGCGGCCATGTCGCCTTCAACGTGGCTCCCCACGTGCGCGAGGTCGTCGCCTACGACCTGTCGCCGGAAATGCTCGAGATCGTGGCCCGCGCCGCGCGCGATCGCGGCCTTTCCAACGTGGCCACGCAACAGGGCATCGCCGAAGGCCTCCCCTTCGAAGATGCCAGCTTCGACGTGGTCGCAAGCCGCTTCAGCGCGCATCACTGGCGCGATCTCGACGCCGGCCTGCGCGAGGCCACCCGCGTCCTGAAGCCCGGCAGCATCGCCGTCATCGTGGACACCGTCACGACCGGCATCCCGATCATCGACACGTTCTTCCAGGCGATCGAGCTCCTGCGCGACTGCTCCCACGTGCGCAACCATTCGCCCGCCGAATGGCAGGCGGCACTCGCCCGCGCCGGCCTCCTCGCCCGCTCCTCGCGCCGCTTCCGCCTGCGTCTCGAATTCCGGTCATGGGTCGAGCGCATGAACACGCCCAAGGTGCAGGTGGAGGCGATCCGGGCCCTGCAGACCTCAGTCTCCGCCGTCGCCACGCGTCACTACGAGACCGAGCCCGACGGCAGCCATACGATCGACGTGGCACTTTTTGAAGCGGTGAAGCCACGGCGGTAG
- the carA gene encoding glutamine-hydrolyzing carbamoyl-phosphate synthase small subunit, translated as MASTAPWSEVRPTAVLVLADGTVIEGRGLGATGSAVGEVCFNTALTGYQEILTDPSYAGQIVTFTFPHIGNVGANGEDIEDLNPAARAGAVGAIFKADITDPSNYRAGEHLDQWLKRRGIVALSGVDTRALTALLRDKGAANAVIAHAPDGRFDLDRLKEEARDWSGLVGLDLAKAVTSGQSSTWTETPWIWNEGYGEAGEAPLHIVTVDYGVKRNILRMLASLGAKVTVVPATAAAEDILAMRPDGVFLSNGPGDPAATGEYAVPMIRELLKTDIPIFGICLGHQMLALALGARTVKMHQGHHGANHPVKDFTTGKVEIVSMNHGFAVDSDSLPDGVEETHVSLFDGSNCGISLVGRPVFSVQHHPEASPGPQDSHYLFRRFANLIREKKGEPALAER; from the coding sequence ATGGCATCGACCGCGCCCTGGAGTGAAGTCAGGCCGACGGCAGTTCTGGTTCTGGCCGACGGCACGGTGATCGAGGGCCGCGGCCTTGGCGCCACCGGATCGGCGGTTGGCGAGGTGTGCTTCAACACGGCGCTGACCGGCTATCAGGAGATCCTCACCGATCCCTCCTATGCCGGGCAGATCGTCACCTTCACCTTCCCGCATATCGGCAATGTCGGCGCCAATGGCGAGGACATCGAAGACCTCAACCCCGCGGCGCGCGCGGGTGCGGTCGGGGCCATCTTCAAGGCCGACATCACCGATCCGTCCAACTACCGCGCAGGCGAACATCTCGACCAGTGGCTCAAGCGCCGCGGCATCGTGGCGCTTTCGGGCGTGGACACGCGCGCGCTCACCGCGCTCCTGCGCGACAAGGGCGCCGCCAACGCCGTCATCGCGCATGCACCGGACGGCCGCTTCGATCTCGATAGGCTGAAGGAGGAGGCGCGCGACTGGAGCGGCCTCGTCGGACTCGACCTTGCCAAGGCGGTCACGTCCGGCCAATCCTCCACCTGGACGGAGACGCCCTGGATCTGGAACGAGGGCTACGGGGAAGCCGGCGAAGCCCCGCTCCACATCGTCACCGTCGATTACGGCGTGAAGCGCAACATCCTGCGCATGCTCGCAAGCCTCGGCGCCAAAGTCACCGTAGTGCCCGCGACGGCCGCGGCCGAGGACATCCTGGCCATGCGGCCCGACGGCGTCTTCCTCTCCAACGGCCCGGGCGATCCCGCGGCGACAGGCGAATATGCCGTGCCGATGATCCGCGAACTGCTCAAGACGGACATCCCGATCTTCGGCATCTGCCTCGGTCACCAGATGCTGGCGCTGGCCCTCGGCGCCAGGACCGTGAAGATGCATCAGGGCCATCATGGCGCCAACCACCCGGTCAAGGATTTCACCACCGGCAAGGTCGAGATCGTCTCCATGAACCATGGGTTCGCCGTCGACAGCGACAGCCTGCCCGACGGCGTCGAGGAGACCCACGTCTCCCTCTTCGACGGCTCCAATTGCGGCATCAGCCTCGTCGGCCGGCCCGTCTTCTCGGTGCAGCACCACCCGGAAGCTTCCCCCGGCCCGCAGGATTCGCACTATCTTTTCCGCCGCTTCGCCAATCTGATCCGCGAGAAGAAGGGCGAACCGGCGCTGGCCGAACGCTGA
- a CDS encoding DUF2937 family protein yields the protein MVRPGTIAAVLTSLVAGMATSQAPELAQQYRQRLEGARQELTHVVADFDADALRNALDREEALALQDNAQEPFVRDRARSMRRVIARAEHLERQSARLAELPPVLRPMAVLADPDGRVFAGAMRDFEPAVPLTSHGLVWTAVGLLLGLGLYRLVTFPFRRKRAAKATRVNR from the coding sequence ATGGTAAGACCCGGCACGATTGCCGCCGTCCTGACCTCCCTGGTCGCAGGCATGGCGACCTCACAGGCGCCCGAGCTTGCACAGCAATACCGCCAGCGCCTCGAAGGGGCCCGGCAGGAACTCACCCATGTGGTGGCCGATTTCGACGCGGATGCGCTGCGCAACGCGCTCGATCGCGAGGAGGCATTGGCCCTGCAGGACAATGCGCAGGAGCCTTTCGTGCGCGACCGCGCCCGATCCATGAGAAGGGTCATCGCGCGCGCGGAGCATCTCGAGCGGCAGTCGGCCCGGCTCGCCGAACTGCCGCCGGTGCTGCGGCCGATGGCGGTGCTCGCCGATCCGGACGGCAGAGTGTTCGCCGGCGCCATGCGCGACTTCGAGCCTGCCGTGCCGCTCACCTCGCATGGCCTGGTGTGGACCGCGGTGGGGCTGCTCCTCGGCCTCGGCCTCTACCGGCTCGTCACTTTTCCGTTCCGGCGCAAGCGCGCTGCGAAGGCGACGCGCGTGAACCGATAG
- a CDS encoding MFS transporter: MDRRLFLLALGAFATSTVAFVFAGLLPLIAEDTGISVAQAGYLVSAFSLAYAIGTPVLSALTGALDRRRVIGIALLFFIAGNVAAGASTSMLPLFLAQVVMGAAAGLFAATAQATAVLLAGPERRAAAISAVVGGTTFAVALGAPAGSMFAQFVGWRGEFLALAVIGTLCLAALWLRLPHGLSTASSTLLERVMVVRRPGVLPAIAVTFLYLTGAFAIISYLGPLAIEGAGLSREVLPFVLLAYGAGAILGNYASGRIADRLGPTRVVTFSMLAAMTFALILAAVAGWAPDGVAGPLLIALMVPWGFVGWTFPPAQASRLVGAAPDVAHLTLALNASAIYFGIGFGTLIGGRALEVAGVGSLGIVGAVFTVAALLLLAARRRSSAEPLAAGT; encoded by the coding sequence ATGGACCGACGTCTCTTCCTGCTCGCGCTCGGGGCGTTCGCCACCAGCACGGTGGCCTTCGTCTTCGCGGGGCTTTTGCCGCTGATCGCGGAAGACACCGGGATCTCGGTGGCCCAGGCCGGCTATCTCGTCTCCGCCTTTTCGCTCGCCTATGCCATCGGCACGCCGGTGCTTTCGGCGCTCACGGGCGCGCTCGACCGGCGGCGGGTGATCGGGATCGCGCTCCTCTTCTTCATTGCCGGCAATGTGGCCGCCGGTGCCAGCACGAGCATGCTGCCGCTGTTCCTGGCACAGGTGGTCATGGGCGCGGCGGCGGGGCTGTTCGCCGCGACGGCGCAGGCGACGGCCGTGCTTCTCGCAGGGCCGGAGCGGCGCGCGGCGGCGATCTCGGCTGTCGTCGGCGGCACCACTTTCGCGGTGGCGCTCGGCGCGCCGGCGGGCTCGATGTTCGCGCAGTTCGTCGGCTGGCGCGGCGAGTTCCTGGCGCTTGCGGTGATCGGCACGCTCTGCCTCGCGGCTCTCTGGCTGCGGCTGCCGCACGGGCTTTCGACAGCTTCCTCAACGCTCCTCGAGCGCGTGATGGTGGTGCGGCGGCCGGGGGTGCTGCCGGCGATCGCCGTCACTTTCCTCTATCTCACGGGCGCCTTCGCCATCATCTCCTATCTGGGGCCGCTGGCGATCGAGGGCGCCGGCCTCTCGCGGGAGGTGCTGCCCTTCGTGCTTCTCGCTTACGGCGCGGGCGCGATCCTGGGGAACTATGCCAGCGGACGGATCGCCGACCGGCTGGGGCCGACCAGGGTGGTGACCTTTTCCATGCTTGCCGCCATGACCTTCGCGCTGATCCTGGCGGCGGTGGCGGGATGGGCGCCGGACGGGGTGGCCGGGCCGCTTCTCATCGCCCTGATGGTGCCCTGGGGCTTCGTGGGCTGGACCTTTCCGCCCGCACAGGCAAGCCGGCTCGTGGGTGCGGCACCGGACGTGGCGCATCTGACGCTGGCGCTCAACGCTTCCGCCATCTATTTCGGCATCGGCTTCGGGACGCTGATCGGCGGGAGGGCGCTGGAGGTGGCGGGCGTGGGGAGCCTTGGGATCGTGGGCGCGGTGTTCACGGTGGCGGCGCTGCTCCTGCTTGCGGCGAGGCGGCGCAGTTCGGCCGAGCCGCTGGCGGCGGGCACTTGA
- a CDS encoding helix-turn-helix transcriptional regulator, producing MMAGRSLEQRRELGDFVRALREKTKPSDIGLPAAGRRRTPGLRREEVAQLCGLSVTWYTWLEQGREMALSAAALARLASALRLGRAERAYLFELANRRDPEQGGSGREPVPAAVIASVGTISAPAYLLDHTWTARAWNRAAERLFTGWLDRPGDRNLLRFIFLEPAARRLIRDHEARARRVAAEFRADVSGRMGDPAVRGLIEELRQRSPDFTRFWNEHWVLGREGGERTFDHPADGFLRYEQVTFALAGHPDLKLTMLVPAADGAGG from the coding sequence ATGATGGCAGGCAGATCTCTTGAACAGCGGCGCGAGCTCGGTGATTTCGTCCGCGCCTTGCGCGAGAAGACGAAGCCCTCCGATATCGGCCTGCCGGCCGCCGGCAGGCGCCGGACGCCGGGGCTGAGGCGCGAGGAGGTCGCGCAGCTCTGCGGACTGAGCGTGACTTGGTACACCTGGCTGGAGCAGGGCAGGGAGATGGCGCTTTCGGCGGCCGCCCTAGCAAGGCTCGCGAGCGCGCTGAGGCTCGGCCGCGCGGAACGGGCCTATCTCTTCGAACTGGCAAACAGGCGCGACCCCGAGCAGGGCGGGAGCGGGCGCGAGCCCGTGCCGGCGGCAGTGATCGCCTCCGTGGGGACGATCAGCGCTCCGGCCTATCTCCTCGATCACACCTGGACGGCGCGCGCCTGGAACAGGGCGGCGGAGCGGCTGTTCACCGGCTGGCTCGACCGCCCGGGCGACCGCAATCTGCTGCGCTTCATCTTCCTGGAACCGGCGGCACGCCGGCTGATCCGCGATCACGAGGCGCGGGCGCGGCGGGTGGCGGCGGAGTTCCGCGCCGATGTGAGCGGGCGTATGGGGGACCCGGCCGTGCGGGGGCTCATCGAGGAGCTGAGGCAGCGGAGCCCGGATTTCACGCGGTTCTGGAACGAGCACTGGGTGCTCGGGCGCGAAGGCGGGGAGCGGACCTTCGACCATCCGGCGGACGGCTTCCTGCGCTACGAGCAGGTGACCTTCGCGCTGGCCGGCCATCCGGACCTGAAGCTCACCATGCTGGTGCCGGCGGCGGATGGGGCGGGTGGGTAG
- a CDS encoding NAD(P)-dependent oxidoreductase: MDKERIGFIGVGLMGHGMARNIVEKGWPLTVLAHRNRAPVEDLKSRGAAEAGSPRTLAEESDIVILCVTGSPQVEAVVSGPDGLASAGKPLLVCDCSTSDPSSTVRLAADLSAKDVTLIDAPLSRTPKDAEEGTLDVMVGGDPAAVERAWPVLEAFSQRIIRTGPVGTGHTMKLLNNFLAMGYAAIYAEALALGAKAGITPQVFDGVIRGGRMDCGFYQTFMQYVLERDRDAHKFALANGLKDMSYLAAFANAAGMANPVGAAVRNSFALAVGAGRGEDYVPMLSDIVAEMNGVAPAGT; this comes from the coding sequence ATGGACAAGGAACGGATCGGTTTCATCGGCGTCGGCCTCATGGGCCACGGCATGGCCAGGAACATCGTGGAGAAGGGCTGGCCGCTCACCGTGCTCGCCCACCGCAACCGCGCGCCGGTGGAGGACCTCAAGTCTCGCGGCGCAGCGGAAGCGGGAAGCCCGCGCACGCTTGCGGAGGAAAGCGACATCGTCATCCTCTGCGTCACCGGCAGTCCGCAGGTGGAAGCGGTGGTGAGCGGGCCCGACGGCCTCGCCTCCGCCGGCAAGCCGCTGCTCGTCTGCGACTGCTCCACCTCCGACCCCTCCTCCACCGTCAGGCTCGCGGCCGATCTCTCGGCGAAGGACGTCACGCTGATCGACGCGCCGCTCTCCCGCACCCCAAAGGATGCCGAGGAAGGCACTCTCGACGTCATGGTGGGTGGCGACCCGGCCGCGGTCGAGCGCGCCTGGCCGGTGCTCGAGGCCTTCTCCCAGCGCATCATCAGGACCGGCCCTGTCGGCACCGGCCACACCATGAAGCTGCTCAACAATTTCCTGGCCATGGGCTACGCGGCCATCTACGCCGAGGCGCTGGCGCTCGGCGCCAAGGCCGGCATCACGCCGCAGGTTTTCGACGGCGTCATCCGCGGCGGCCGCATGGATTGCGGCTTCTACCAGACTTTCATGCAATATGTGCTGGAGCGCGACCGCGACGCGCATAAATTTGCCCTGGCCAACGGGCTGAAGGACATGAGCTATCTCGCCGCCTTCGCCAATGCCGCCGGCATGGCCAACCCGGTGGGCGCGGCCGTGCGCAATTCCTTCGCGCTCGCCGTCGGCGCCGGCCGGGGGGAAGACTACGTACCCATGCTGTCCGACATCGTCGCCGAGATGAACGGGGTCGCGCCGGCGGGCACGTGA
- a CDS encoding squalene cyclase: MPSTTDSGAVIDWLLDSDPSIRWQVMRDLTDAPEPAWQAERSKVETEGWGARLLSYQDEDGQWAGGSFVPANFDPREWKEQGQPWTATCFSLTQLREFGLDPASDRARRTVESIGANSRWDEGGQPYWEGEVEECINGRTVADGAYFGVDVSSIVDRLVGERQADGGWNCERANGSVRSSFHSTINVLEGLLGYERATGGTPQTRQARRSGEEYLLKRSLFRRLGTGEPADERFLLFLHPNRWRYDVLRALDYFRSSAMVTGADPDPRLGEAINHLRSRRLEDGTWPLDWSLPGRAWFDVNDGPGKPSRWVTLRAMRVLRWWERYGESGLQV; encoded by the coding sequence ATGCCGTCCACGACCGATTCCGGCGCAGTGATCGACTGGCTGCTTGATTCCGACCCGTCGATCCGGTGGCAGGTGATGCGCGACCTCACCGACGCGCCGGAGCCGGCATGGCAGGCGGAGCGGAGCAAGGTGGAGACCGAAGGCTGGGGAGCCAGGCTGCTCTCATACCAGGATGAGGACGGGCAGTGGGCGGGCGGCTCCTTCGTCCCGGCCAATTTCGATCCGCGCGAGTGGAAGGAGCAGGGACAGCCGTGGACGGCCACGTGTTTTTCGCTGACGCAGCTTCGGGAGTTCGGGCTCGATCCCGCCTCCGACAGGGCCAGGCGGACCGTCGAATCGATCGGCGCCAACTCCCGCTGGGACGAGGGCGGACAGCCCTATTGGGAGGGCGAGGTCGAGGAGTGCATCAACGGCCGGACCGTCGCCGACGGCGCCTATTTCGGCGTCGACGTCTCGTCCATTGTCGACAGGCTGGTCGGGGAGCGTCAGGCAGACGGAGGCTGGAACTGCGAGAGGGCCAACGGCTCGGTGCGTTCCTCATTCCATAGCACGATCAATGTGTTGGAAGGGCTCCTTGGATACGAGAGAGCTACTGGCGGCACGCCACAAACCCGGCAGGCGCGCAGATCGGGCGAGGAGTATCTGCTCAAGCGCAGCCTCTTCCGGCGTCTCGGCACGGGCGAACCGGCGGACGAGCGGTTCCTGCTATTCCTGCATCCGAACCGCTGGCGCTACGACGTCCTGCGGGCTCTCGACTATTTCCGCTCCTCCGCGATGGTGACCGGGGCCGATCCCGATCCGCGGCTCGGCGAAGCGATCAACCATCTTCGTTCCAGACGCCTGGAGGACGGCACCTGGCCTCTTGACTGGAGCCTCCCGGGGCGGGCGTGGTTCGACGTCAACGACGGGCCGGGCAAGCCCTCGCGCTGGGTGACACTGCGGGCAATGCGGGTGCTCCGGTGGTGGGAACGTTACGGGGAATCCGGCCTTCAGGTGTGA
- a CDS encoding neutral zinc metallopeptidase: MRWRGRRESSNIEDRRRAGGGLSGMRRGGPIRIPIGGRTGGGGLGTIIILVILFFGLRALGIDPLQMLDEGTGQQTVQQTGNDEERQFVAVVLADTEDVWHQVFQSEGATYQEPPLVLFSGQVQSACGFASAASGPFYCPGDRKVYLDLSFFNELARRFDAAGDFAQAYVIAHEVGHHVQNLTGVLPRFNRMRANLSQGEANAMSVRVELQADCYAGVWGYHTAQKGLLEQGDIEEALNAAFQIGDDTLQRRTQGYVVPESFNHGTSEQRSRWFRRGFESGNPADCDTFSGPI, translated from the coding sequence ATGCGCTGGAGGGGCCGCCGCGAGAGCAGCAATATCGAGGACCGCCGGAGGGCCGGCGGAGGCCTGTCCGGCATGCGGCGGGGCGGGCCCATCCGCATTCCGATCGGCGGACGGACGGGGGGCGGCGGTCTCGGAACGATCATCATTCTCGTCATCCTCTTCTTCGGTCTGAGGGCGCTCGGCATCGATCCCCTGCAGATGCTGGACGAGGGCACCGGGCAGCAGACGGTGCAGCAGACCGGCAATGACGAGGAAAGGCAGTTCGTCGCTGTCGTGCTCGCCGATACGGAAGATGTGTGGCACCAGGTCTTCCAGTCGGAAGGCGCCACCTATCAGGAACCGCCGCTGGTGCTCTTCTCGGGCCAGGTGCAGTCGGCCTGCGGCTTCGCCTCGGCGGCGAGCGGGCCCTTCTACTGCCCCGGCGACCGCAAGGTCTATCTGGATCTCAGCTTCTTCAACGAGCTGGCGCGCCGCTTCGACGCGGCGGGCGATTTCGCCCAGGCCTATGTGATCGCGCACGAGGTGGGGCACCATGTGCAGAACCTCACCGGCGTGCTGCCCCGCTTCAACCGGATGCGCGCGAATCTGAGCCAGGGAGAGGCGAACGCCATGTCGGTGCGCGTTGAACTGCAGGCGGACTGCTATGCCGGCGTCTGGGGCTATCATACGGCGCAGAAGGGGCTTCTGGAGCAGGGCGACATCGAGGAGGCGCTGAACGCGGCCTTCCAGATCGGCGACGACACGCTGCAGCGGCGCACCCAGGGCTATGTGGTGCCGGAAAGCTTCAACCACGGCACTTCCGAGCAGCGCAGCCGGTGGTTCAGGCGCGGGTTCGAGAGCGGCAATCCCGCCGATTGCGACACGTTCAGCGGACCGATTTGA